A part of Oncorhynchus clarkii lewisi isolate Uvic-CL-2024 chromosome 17, UVic_Ocla_1.0, whole genome shotgun sequence genomic DNA contains:
- the LOC139369456 gene encoding involucrin-like has product MSRSPVSSLLLQTAFRTQSPTKATSPKERTQRTTKATSPKERTQRTTKATRPKERTQSPTKATSPNERTQSPTKATSPNERTQSPTKATSPNERTQSPTKATSPKERTQSPTKATSPKERTQRTTKATSPKERTQRTTKNPEPHEGHQSKRENPEPHEGHQSKRENPEPHEGHQCKGENPEPHEGHQSKGENPEPHEGHQSKGENPADHEGHQSKGENPADHEGHQSKGENPEPHEEPHEGHQSKRENPEPHEGHQSKRENPEPHEGHQSKGENPADHEGHQSKGENPADHEGHQSKGENPEPHEGHQSKRENPEPHEGHQSKGENSEPHEGHQSKGENPEPHEGHQSKRENPEPHEEPQEGHQSKRENPEPHEGHQSKRENPEPHEGHQSKGENLEPHEGHQSKGENPEPHEGHQSKGENPEPHEGHQSKGENPEPHEGHQSKGENPEPHEGHQSKGENPEPHEGHQSKRENPEPHEGHQSK; this is encoded by the exons atgagccgttctcccgtcagcagcctcctgtt ACAGACCGCCTTCAGGACCCAGAGCCCCACGAAGGCCACCAGTCCAAAGGAGAGAACCCAGCGGACCACGAAGGCCACCAGTCCAAAGGAGAGAACCCAGCGGACCACGAAGGCCACCCGTCCAAAGGAGAGAACCCAGAGCCCCACGAAGGCCACCAGTCCAAATGAGAGAACCCAGAGCCCCACGAAGGCCACCAGTCCAAATGAGAGAACCCAGAGTCCCACGAAGGCCACCAGTCCAAATGAGAGAACCCAGAGCCCCACGAAGGCCACCAGTCCAAAAGAGAGAACCCAGAGCCCCACGAAGGCCACCAGTCCAAAGGAGAGAACCCAGCGGACCACGAAGGCCACCAGTCCAAAGGAGAGAACCCAGCGGACCACGAAG AACCCAGAGCCCCACGAAGGCCACCAGTCCAAAAGAGAGAACCCAGAGCCCCACGAAGGCCACCAGTCCAAAAGAGAGAACCCAGAGCCCCACGAAGGCCACCAGTGCAAAGGAGAGAACCCAGAGCCCCACGAAGGCCACCAGTCCAAAGGAGAGAACCCAGAGCCCCACGAAGGCCACCAGTCCAAAGGAGAGAACCCAGCGGACCACGAAGGCCACCAGTCCAAAGGAGAGAACCCAGCGGACCACGAAGGCCACCAGTCCAAAGGAGAGAACCCAGAGCCCCACGAAG AGCCCCACGAAGGCCACCAGTCCAAAAGAGAGAATCCAGAGCCCCACGAAGGCCACCAGTCCAAAAGAGAGAACCCAGAGCCCCACGAAGGCCACCAGTCCAAAGGAGAGAACCCAGCGGACCACGAAGGCCACCAGTCCAAAGGAGAGAACCCAGCGGACCACGAAGGCCACCAGTCCAAAGGAGAGAACCCAGAGCCCCACGAAGGCCACCAGTCCAAAAGAGAGAACCCAGAGCCCCACGAAGGCCACCAGTCCAAAGGAGAGAACTCAGAGCCCCACGAAGGCCACCAGTCCAAAGGAGAGAACCCAGAGCCCCACGAAGGCCACCAGTCCAAAAGAGAGAACCCAGAGCCCCACGAAG AGCCTCAAGAAGGCCACCAGTCCAAAAGAGAGAACCCAGAGCCCCACGAAGGCCACCAGTCCAAAAGAGAGAACCCAGAGCCCCACGAAGGCCACCAGTCCAAAGGAGAGAACCTAGAGCCCCACGAAGGCCACCAGTCCAAAGGAGAGAACCCAGAGCCCCACGAAGGCCACCAGTCCAAAGGAGAGAACCCAGAGCCCCACGAAGGCCACCAGTCCAAAGGAGAGAACCCAGAGCCCCACGAAGGCCACCAGTCCAAAGGAGAGAACCCAGAGCCCCACGAAGGCCACCAGTCCAAAGGAGAGAACCCAGAGCCCCACGAAGGCCATCAGTCCAAAAGAGAGAACCCAGAGCCCCACGAAGGCCACCAGTCCAAATGA